AGCTTGACGGACAGGCCGGAATCCAGGAACTGGCCGGAAATGCCACGATGTTGTATTATATGTCCGATGAAGCACAGGAAGGTAAAAAGGCCTTTCTTGAAAAGCGTAAGCCTGATTTTTCAAAGTATCCGAAGCTCCCGTAAGCTCCGTTAGGAGCGACATTATGGTAGCATGGTATGGGTACAGGATTTAGAGCACCGGTACGGCATTATGGTTAATAACTATAACATGAAGCATCTGAACATCTGGATAAAAGCCTTCAGGCTGCGGACACTTCCCCTTGCCCTGTCAAGCGCCATTCTCGGAAGTTTCCTGGCCTATGCTCATGGTTCATTTCACTGGTATGTTTTTATCCTTGCCATACTTACAACACTTTTCCTTCAGATACTTTCAAACCTTGCCAATGATTATGGCGATACCGTTCACGGAACGGATAATGCAAACCGTGTCGGCCCGTTAAGAGCCATGCAGAGCGGTCTGGTAACCCACCAACAGATGAGAAGCATGATCGTGCTTTTCATAGTACTTGCTCTTGCATCCGGATCAATCCTTATTTTTACCGGGCTGCGGAACATCGGATGGAAAACTATCCTGTTCTTCTTTATCCTTGGACTTTCAGCTATTTATGCCGCCATAAAATACACAATCGGGAAAAACCCCTATGGATATATCGGGCTTGGAGATGTTTTCGTATTCATTTATTTCGGTATTGTGGGCGTGGCCGGTACGTTTTATCTTCATACCAATTCTTTTGATCCCTGGATTTTACTTCCTGCTTCTGCAATCGGTCTTTTAAGTTCCGGCGTTCTGAACATTAATAATATGCGGGATATTGAAAATGATACCCTATCAGGAAAACGCACACTGGTTGTATATATCGGCAGCAAAGCAGCAAAATATTACCATCTTGCCCTGATTAGTTTTTCCATTGTTTTTTCCCTGATCTATACTTTTGTTAAATTTGATTCCGTATTTCAGTTTCTTTTCATACTTACCTGCCCGCTTTTTGCATTAAACGCCATCGTCGTAATGAAAAACACGGATCCGGGTGAATTAAATACCGAACTCAAAAAACTGGCATTCAGTACCTTTATATTTTCAATAACCTTCGGCTTAGGACTCATTTTAAAATGATAAAAGCTAAATCCTCATACCTGGAATTTCATTTCCAACGGCCTGCAACCACCTCACGTGGAACCCTGATGACCAAAAAAGTATATTTCATCATATTGTATCATACTGATGATCCCACCATTGCAGGAGTGGGTGAATGTTCGCTGTTTCCGGGACTTAGTTATGATGATGTCAAAGGCTTTAAGCAGAAACTCAATCAGACTATTGACCGGATCAACGAAGGGGACTATTTTAATGACAGTAGCCTTATTGAATGGCCTTCTATCAATTTTGCCGTAGAAACGGCCTGGAAAGATATCCGGGCTAACGGTTCAAAGATTCTGTATCCGTCAGGTTTTACTGAAGGGAAGGACTCCATTTGGATCAACGGCCTTGTATGGATGTCGGATAAAAGCGAAATGATCCGCCAGATACGCCAACGGATGAATGATGGGTTTACATGCCTGAAGCTTAAGATCGGAGCGCTTGATCTTCGGGAAGAGATAGAAGTGCTGCGTTTCATAAGAGAACACTGTTCACCTGATGAAGTTGAAATACGCCTGGATGCCAACGGTGCCTTCGGGAAATCGGAGGCACTGGAAGTTATTAAAATACTCTCTGAATTTCAGATTCACAGCATTGAACAGCCTATTTCTGCAGGACATCCCGAAGACCTCGCGAAGATATGCGAGGCATCGCCGGTACCCATTGCACTGGATGAGGAACTGATCGGAAAACATACAATGACAGGCCGGAAAAAGCTTCTTGAAACTATAAAACCAAAATACCTGGTACTAAAACCCGGGTTACTGGGCGGCCTGGCTTCATGCAAGGAATGGATAAACCTTGCACAGGAAAAAAATATCGGGTGGTGGATCACTTCCTCACTTGAAACAAATATCGGCCTCAATGCCATAGCCCAGTGGACTTATACCTTGAAAAATGAAATATACCATGGGCTAAGCACGGGTTCACTTTACAACAATAACATCAGATCACCTTTATACCTTCATGGCGAAAGGCTGTATTTTGATCCCGAACGTAAATGGGATCTTTCGTCGTTTGAACTGGAGTGAAATATGGAGCCCTGGAAACTTGGACTGACACTACACAACAACTATTACTCGTATAAAGAACTGCTCGAATATAGCGGAGAGCGCATCGTTTCTTCTGACACACATCCGTGGGAGAAGGAAATCTTCAGGTTTATTATTACCTGGCTCAGTAACAGCGATCATATCATTCAATATTCATCCGGAACCACCGGTAGGCCCAAGGAAATAAAATTGTCTAAAATGGCAATGATTAAATCGGCCCTGAATACGTGTTCTTTTTTTAATCTTCACAAAGGGGATTCAGCACTTCTTTGTATGCCCACCGATTACATTGCCGGCAAAATGATGATCGTTCGGAGTATGGCTGGCGGATTAAATTTATTCATAACAGAGCCCCGTAGTGTACCTGAGATTCGGGTTTCGGAAAAGATTGATTTTTGTGCCATGGTTCCGCTCCAGGTGACCAATCTGATGCTTTGCAGCACTGACCTGTCGCCTGTTAAAAAACTGCTTATCGGAGGGGCCGAAATAAGCCGCGAACTTGAAAAGCGACTCCAGGAAACCGACACCCTTGCATTTGCCAGCTACGGTATGGCCGAGACCTGCTCTCATGTTGCTATCCGTAAATTAAACGGTTCCGGTCAGCATCCCGATTACATAGCGCTTCCTGATATCAGCCTGTCGGCTGATGAAAGAAGCTGCCTTCTTATTCATGCATCCTATCTGCCTGCACCGGTTATCTCAAACGATATGGTGAGTTTTACCGGTAATAACAGATTCCGGTGGATCGGAAGGTTTGATAACCTGATTAATTCAGGAGGCATCAAAATCGTTCCCGAGGAAGTGGAAGCACTTGTAATGGAAAAAGAATCAATAGAGTGCGTGGCAATGGGAATTCCGGATAAAAAACTGGGCAATAAGCTTGTAATTGTGGTTGAAGACACCAGCACAACAACAGATTCTGCCGATACTCTGAAAACAAGATTTGCAGGTATACTTCCCCGTCGTTGGAAACCAAAAGAGGTAATTTCAGTACCGCATTTTCCCCGTAACGATGCCCTGAAGATTGACAGGAGAAAGCTCGCTGAAATTATTTTGAACTGTTATTAAATTCCGATTACCCGATTTTCTATCTTTATTTTGTTTACAGTGTCCTAAACCCTAAAAATTTAACAATATGTTTCTGATTATTCTTGGAATAATTGTGCTCATCATTGGTTTCTCTTCGGCCAGGATGAACAGCTCATCATTGCAGCGCTACGGTAATCCTATAAAAGCAGCAGGTTTTCTTATTATTCTGATCGGACTTATGTTAACCTGTGTGGTACAAATCGAACCCGGTGAGGTTGGCGTTCAGAAACTTTTCGGAAAGGTCAGCGACCGGATTCTCGAGAGCGGCTTAAACGTTAAAAATCCGCTTGTTCAGGTTGTACGATTCGACAAGAGGACGCAGAACTATACTATGTCGGGTGTAGCTGCGGAAGGGGATATTACAGGTGATGATGCCATCAGGGTTCTTACATCGGATGGCCTCGAAGTAGTACTTGACCTTACCGTCCTTTACAAAGTGATTCCTGCAGAAACACCAAAAATTCTGAGGGAAATCGGGATAGATTATAAAAATATCATTGTTAGGCCGATATGCAGAACCAAAATCAGGGACAATGCAGTATATTACGAAGCAGTGGCACTGTATTCGACAAAAAGAGATGAATTCCAGGAGCGCATATATAAGACTATTGAAAGTGATTTTAAAGCCAGGGGTCTGCTGCTCGAGCAATTGCTTGTCAGGAATATTACCCTCCCTGAATCAGTTAAACAGGCTATCGAGTCTAAAATCAATGCTGAACAGGAGGCACAGAAAATGACTTTCGTTCTGCAGAAGGAAAAACAGGAAGCTGAACGCAAGCGTGTGGAAGCACAGGGTATCGCCGATTACCAGAAAATCATCAGCCTTTCATTAACTGACAGGCAGTTGCAGTACGAAATGATCAAGGCTATTTCTACATCACCGAATGCCAAACTGATCATAATGGGTGACGGCAAGAATACGCCGATTATGCTGAATAGCAATTGAGTAGAAGGGATTAAGGGATTAAGGGATTAAGGGATTAAGGGATTAAGTAATAAGGTAATTATCTCCTTATTGCTTAATCACCTTATTACTTAATCACCTTATTACTTAATCACTCAATCCTGCTCTCTGCTTAAGCAGTTCCGGAGTTAATGTAATCAGGTGACCAATCTCCTGTCCGTTCCTGTAGGTTACCACTCTAAGGGTTATAGGTCCCTCGGGCAAGGCAAAAGGAGCTGTATATTTCGGAGAATATTGATCGGGCATTGAACCGTCGATACTATAGAAAATATCAACTCCGGGAACTTCCGATGCCATATCAATCCACATCTTGCCGTCCTTAATGGTTGCATTGACAATGGCATCATACATAGCTTTTGAATAGTTTATTTCTGCGATGTCCGAGCGCGTAAACTGGTTTTCCACTCTTTCCACAAAATTGCTCCAGTTCTTATTCTGTGCAGGAGTCCAGAAATCCTCGATCAGGGCCCAGCCTCTTGGCCAGGTCATATATTGCGCATAGCGAAGCGTTTCAACCTGTTCGGTCCAAAGGTTGCCCTGGCCACCCAGGATGTACTTTGCATCAACACCTTCTGGAACCGGTTCAAAGCTGTAGCTTTTCTGCAGTCGTAAAGTAGCATATATCGGAGGATCAACAGTAACGTCACCCTGCGTATAGTCGATATAACAGAATGTTGTAGGCGTCATAACCACATCATGTCCCATTTTTGCAGCTTTTATTCCGCCTTCGACGCCTCTCCAGCTCATTACAGTAGCGCCCGGTGAAATTCCACCCTCAAGGATTTCATCCCATCCCAGGAGCTTTTTACCTTTTGCATTCAGAATTTTCTCGAGACGGTTCACAAAATAACCCTGGAGCTGTTCCACATCGGTCATATTCTGTGCTTTCATGAGCGCCTGGCAACCGGCATCTTCTTCCCAAAATCCCTTGTAGCATTCATCACCGCCAACATGGATATAGGGATTCGGGAACAACTGTGCCACTTCGGTGAAAACCTTGTCGAGAAACTCATAAACCTTTTCATCGGAGGGATTCAGCGTATTTTCAATGAGCATTCTGAACTTCCCGTCACCATACCATTCGGCAAAATTAGTACCGGGATTTACACGGGTATTCGGATCCTTTTTGGTACTGAGTTCCGGATACGCTGCAATGGCGGCCATGCTGTGACCGGGAACATCAATTTCAGGCACTATGGTAACATATCGGTCAGCAGCATATTTGATGATCTCCCGGATATCGTCCTGGGTATAAAAACCGCCAACTGTTGAAGGTTCATCGGGCTTAACGTCAGCCCTGTCACCAAAATGACCATGCCGTTCGGCACGCCATGCCCCTACTTCAGTAAGCCTGGGCAGCGACTTGATTTCAATTCTCCAGCCATTGTCATCGGTTAAATGCCAGTGCAGGGTATTAAATTTGAAACGGGCCATCTGGTCGATATAGGCTTTAACCTCATCTTTTGTGAAAAAATTACGGCTTACATCGAGCATAAGACCTCTCCATCCGAAACGCGGTGAATCGGTAATCAATACTGCAGGTATTGTCCACTGGCCTTTTACGGCTTTTTTGCTTTCAATTTCCTTAGGGAATAACTGAAGCAGGGTTTGTATGCCATAATACAAGCCTGCCGGTTTGTTAGCAGTAATTACAACCCCTTTTGCCGAGCTTGCAAGTGTATAACCTTCTGAACCCAGTTTAGCATCCTCTTTGTCATTCAGGTTAAGCTGGATAGAATTCCCTGTTCCCTTTTTGCCGGCAAACTTAAGCCCTGTTGGTGTGCCCAGGTATGTAACAAGAGCATCCGCAACAGGCTTCGCCTCATCTTTATTATATCCCACTGAAGCGCCCTGGTTCAGGGTCCATGATCCGGTAAGAACCTGGACACTGGCCGGCTGAGGAATAATATTCACTTTAGTTGTCTGTCCCATAGCAGCAACTCCGGTAATCAGTAATAATCCAAAAATTAGTCTTTTCATATTGCATTTACAATTAGTAATAAAATTCAATTACCATAGACGCGATAAATCGCGTCTCTACCTCTCCCTACTCCTTACTCCTTACTCCCTACTGCTTTCCGGAGTTGCTTACAAATGCCACATGCCGGCTGTCAGGCGACCATGACGGAACATTGATTGTCCCCTGCCCTCCGTAAAGATAAGCCACCACTTTGGGTGCGCCGCCGTTAACCGGCATAATTCTCAGCATTACCCTTTTGTAAGAGGGATGTGCATCGGGATCGATTTCTGTCGGAAACGATATGAACAGAATCCATTTGCCATCCGGCGAAATATGCGGGAACCAGTCGTTATACTCATCAAAGGTAAGCTGTTCCCTTGCCGAACCATCCGGCTTCATTCTCCACAGCTGCATGGTGCCGGTCTGGCTGCCGTTATAGTAAATATATTTATTGTCGGGTGATCCTTCAGGTCCGTCAACATGACCGTTTTTGAAGAAAGTAAGCTGTACTTCCGGTCCGCCGGCAGCGGGACTCTTATAAACATTATAAATAGGAGTATCACGCTGGGCTACATAAAGCACCCATTTGTCATCTCCTGTCCATCCGTGGAAATAGGAGGGTGTTTTTTCCGTAATGAGTTTGCCTTCTCCGCCTGAAAGCGGTAACACATAAACCGATGATCCTCCGCCTGGCAAGCCGGGACGATGGTTGCTCACGGCAAGCATTTTACCTTTGAACGAGATGCCGTGATCATTATTCATCCTGTCGAGTGATCCGGTATTCAGTTTCGCCGGTGTTCCTCCTTCAACAGGAATGGTATACAATGAGCCGTTTTCATTAAAAAGCAGGCTTTTTCCGTCAGGCATCCAGTTAGGTGCTTCAAAACGGCCTTTCGATTCATGAATTACTTTTCGCATACCGGTGAAAACATCAAGAATCTCCATCCTGCATCCAATCCATCCTTCTTTATCGGGATTGTATGTATCAGCAACCGGCTGATCAATCCTTACATTCCAGATTTTCGCCTGTTCAACCACATCGGGGTTATGCGATGTAATAAAAATTCCTGCAAAAACATCATCCGGAAGATCATTTGCCATTGTGGTTCCTATAAGCTGTAAAGGCTCACCGACCTGGGCAGCCCTGAAGATCATTTTTTTGCCCTGGCGTTCCAGCTGAAGCACCTGGTAACCTTCCTTGGGTGCAAAGATCTCATCCTGCGGGTCCCTCATGAAAGCGCCTTTCAAAGGCCGCCATTGCATAACGGTTAGCCCTGCACTGTGCAATACGGCACTGTAATGCGAAGAATTATCGTCAAGTGTTTCCCGTACCATCCAGCCCACTTTCCGGTGCGGGTCAACACCTTTTCCTTCAAAAGCAAAATTCGCTGTCAGAATAAAATCGCCTTTTAATTTTTTATAAGCATACTGAAATTCATCCCTTTCGAACCATATATTATATCCTGCTCCTTTCATTGTATAGGTTTGTGAGCTCTCATCAAATACAGTTGATCCTGCATGTTTTGGATTTCCGATATCCGAGTGGCTTTCAAAAACCCCCACCGGGGTTTGGGCAAAACTACCTGTTATCATGGCGGAGGCCAGTATTAAAGTAATGACTTTCATAAAGAATTATAGTTAATTGAGTAATTCCCGTTTTGTTGCAATGAGAATTCAAGTTGGATCATCTTTAATCCAAATTTAGGAATTTCCGCTGAACATCCTCTATGTTGATTTTCACAGAAGGGTTAAAATCCGAAGACGACATGTATTTCTTCAGACTATACAGAAATTGCCGGCTTTCAGGCCTTTTACCGCTATCCGTAATTAAATCAATTCCTGAAACGATAATTTTACCCTTCCCTATCCGGGCCTCGAATAGTAAGGCCAGCGGACGGTTCCTGAACCAGGTATCAATAACTCTGACTATGGGTTTCAGGCCAGGTGGAAGATCAGATAATAACAGGGCATTGGAATGGCTCATGGCATCCCACCACTGATAATCACTGTAAAAATCTGTCGGAAATTCATTAAATGCAGGATGTTTGGGATTGCAAAGAATTCCCAGGGTATGCGGTGCCTGGTTACTTGTCCATGCAGTGTTCCAGAATATGCTTGAAAATCCCACAGCAACATCTCCTCCCTGCTCCGGTTTAATGCTGCCTTTTTTTATTGTCAGCAAAACTTTTCCCCCATGGTTCAGCACATCCACAGCTTTCTGATCTAAAGATTGTGTTACCAGGATATTATCCCTTATTTCCTGCTGTTTACCGGGATATACCCAGACAGGCCAGCTGTTTTCATATTCACCCGCCGATAAGGTAAGGGTAAGTTTCTGAGGCTTTTCAAAACCTCTGAGTTGAATATGAATGGCTCCCAACCAGTATGAGCTTCCAATGGGTATATCGGTTGCCGGTAATTTTCCGTCTGCAATTGGTTCTCCACCCTCTGCAGTGAGTTTCCAGGAAGGGATCATTTGCTTAAGCGGTGCCTTTCCGAAATGTGCTATTTCAAGTGAGGCAATAAGGGAATCGCCATCAGTATAAATCAGTTTGGGTAACCTGACCAATGGTACTGTGGAATTGCAGAATCGCCTGTATTCCCCGGGAGTCACATATCCTTTTGAGTTCCAGAAAGCATTCAGTACGCCCACCAAAGCTGTTCCCTGACCCGGAAAATCATGCAGATCGAGTAATTCAAAGCCTCCGAAACCCGGTGTCCTCAAGGCGGCCTCGATATCTGCCTTGTAGCATAAAACCTGCAATTTCCCCGATGCCAGAAGGAAACTATCGGCCAGGGATCCCATGTTGTTCTTTTCAAGTGTTTCCCTGAAGATCTCAAAATTCTCAGGCTTTAAGACTCCTGTATATTGAGAAATCTCCTTAAAATCGGGATAAGCACACCATTGGCCGATTTCATGACTTATGGTTGGCTTTGTGGCTGATATTTTATCTCGCCAGTCATAATCGGTTTTTGGTGGCTGGGCATTGATAATGCTGTTTAATCCCTGGCCCCATCCCTGGATCCTGGGTTCCGGCACATTATTGAAATCATTTTCAGGTATAATCGGCCAACCGGCACCCCCGGAGTATATTCGCCGTAAATCTTTACTCTTCCAGTGATCGATAAAACTTCCAAGCCATGTATTCATATTTTTTCCATCCGGTTCATTTCCATAAAGCAGCATGCAGAATGAAGGATGATTACCATAAGCATTTACCATTCGTTCACTTTCGTCATAAATAAACTGATCCACAGGCAGGCCGTTGCCTATAGATGTTCCCTGGTTGGCCCAGGAAGAACATTCAACATGCAGGTAGAAACCTGTTCTGTCAGCCGCTTCAAAAGCAGCATCAGGCGGACACCATGAATGGAAGCGCATTAAATTTAACCCATAGGAACGGGCAATCCTGAATATCCGCATCCATTCGGCAGTATCAGTAGGAGGATACCCGGTTCTGGGAAATATGGCGCATTCAAGTGTCCCTCTGAAAAAAACTGGTTTCTCATTAACAACGATTTGTTTCCCGTTCACACGGATTTCCCTCATACCAAATAAAACTTCCTGGGAGTCTGTTTCCTTTTTCACATTCTCAACCGATACTTTGAGCCTGTACAGGTTAGGGTTGAATTCATCCCAAAGCATGGGCTCATTCCCCATCGGATATTCAAGGTCATATTCAGCTGAACGGCCTTTTATAAATATCTCTGTGGATTCAGAGTTAAGCTTCTCCGGAGATATCCCCTGTTCAGTGACGGCCAGCAGGGTGATTGTGGCTTTCTGTTCAATTTCCGCTGTATTTTCAACAGTCACTTTAACACGGATTAGTTTCTTTTTAAGATCAGGAAAAACTTTTATGTTGACGATGTGAAGCAGGGGTTTCGACTGAAGTTCAATTTTGCCTGCTATGCCATTCCAGTTCGTCTGTGTGTGATCGGAAATACTGTGCGAATTCTGGCCGACATTAATGTCTTTTATCCGGTTATCTACCAATATGGTTATGGAGTGTTTACCGGGCGTTAGGTATTCCGTCAGATCATAGATATGGGGCGTACCCAGGGAATTCAGTGTGCCTGTCCATTTGCCATCGA
The window above is part of the Bacteroidales bacterium genome. Proteins encoded here:
- a CDS encoding 1,4-dihydroxy-2-naphthoate polyprenyltransferase, which codes for MKHLNIWIKAFRLRTLPLALSSAILGSFLAYAHGSFHWYVFILAILTTLFLQILSNLANDYGDTVHGTDNANRVGPLRAMQSGLVTHQQMRSMIVLFIVLALASGSILIFTGLRNIGWKTILFFFILGLSAIYAAIKYTIGKNPYGYIGLGDVFVFIYFGIVGVAGTFYLHTNSFDPWILLPASAIGLLSSGVLNINNMRDIENDTLSGKRTLVVYIGSKAAKYYHLALISFSIVFSLIYTFVKFDSVFQFLFILTCPLFALNAIVVMKNTDPGELNTELKKLAFSTFIFSITFGLGLILK
- a CDS encoding o-succinylbenzoate synthase — its product is MIKAKSSYLEFHFQRPATTSRGTLMTKKVYFIILYHTDDPTIAGVGECSLFPGLSYDDVKGFKQKLNQTIDRINEGDYFNDSSLIEWPSINFAVETAWKDIRANGSKILYPSGFTEGKDSIWINGLVWMSDKSEMIRQIRQRMNDGFTCLKLKIGALDLREEIEVLRFIREHCSPDEVEIRLDANGAFGKSEALEVIKILSEFQIHSIEQPISAGHPEDLAKICEASPVPIALDEELIGKHTMTGRKKLLETIKPKYLVLKPGLLGGLASCKEWINLAQEKNIGWWITSSLETNIGLNAIAQWTYTLKNEIYHGLSTGSLYNNNIRSPLYLHGERLYFDPERKWDLSSFELE
- a CDS encoding AMP-binding protein; translation: MEPWKLGLTLHNNYYSYKELLEYSGERIVSSDTHPWEKEIFRFIITWLSNSDHIIQYSSGTTGRPKEIKLSKMAMIKSALNTCSFFNLHKGDSALLCMPTDYIAGKMMIVRSMAGGLNLFITEPRSVPEIRVSEKIDFCAMVPLQVTNLMLCSTDLSPVKKLLIGGAEISRELEKRLQETDTLAFASYGMAETCSHVAIRKLNGSGQHPDYIALPDISLSADERSCLLIHASYLPAPVISNDMVSFTGNNRFRWIGRFDNLINSGGIKIVPEEVEALVMEKESIECVAMGIPDKKLGNKLVIVVEDTSTTTDSADTLKTRFAGILPRRWKPKEVISVPHFPRNDALKIDRRKLAEIILNCY
- a CDS encoding prohibitin family protein; the protein is MFLIILGIIVLIIGFSSARMNSSSLQRYGNPIKAAGFLIILIGLMLTCVVQIEPGEVGVQKLFGKVSDRILESGLNVKNPLVQVVRFDKRTQNYTMSGVAAEGDITGDDAIRVLTSDGLEVVLDLTVLYKVIPAETPKILREIGIDYKNIIVRPICRTKIRDNAVYYEAVALYSTKRDEFQERIYKTIESDFKARGLLLEQLLVRNITLPESVKQAIESKINAEQEAQKMTFVLQKEKQEAERKRVEAQGIADYQKIISLSLTDRQLQYEMIKAISTSPNAKLIIMGDGKNTPIMLNSN
- a CDS encoding family 20 glycosylhydrolase translates to MKRLIFGLLLITGVAAMGQTTKVNIIPQPASVQVLTGSWTLNQGASVGYNKDEAKPVADALVTYLGTPTGLKFAGKKGTGNSIQLNLNDKEDAKLGSEGYTLASSAKGVVITANKPAGLYYGIQTLLQLFPKEIESKKAVKGQWTIPAVLITDSPRFGWRGLMLDVSRNFFTKDEVKAYIDQMARFKFNTLHWHLTDDNGWRIEIKSLPRLTEVGAWRAERHGHFGDRADVKPDEPSTVGGFYTQDDIREIIKYAADRYVTIVPEIDVPGHSMAAIAAYPELSTKKDPNTRVNPGTNFAEWYGDGKFRMLIENTLNPSDEKVYEFLDKVFTEVAQLFPNPYIHVGGDECYKGFWEEDAGCQALMKAQNMTDVEQLQGYFVNRLEKILNAKGKKLLGWDEILEGGISPGATVMSWRGVEGGIKAAKMGHDVVMTPTTFCYIDYTQGDVTVDPPIYATLRLQKSYSFEPVPEGVDAKYILGGQGNLWTEQVETLRYAQYMTWPRGWALIEDFWTPAQNKNWSNFVERVENQFTRSDIAEINYSKAMYDAIVNATIKDGKMWIDMASEVPGVDIFYSIDGSMPDQYSPKYTAPFALPEGPITLRVVTYRNGQEIGHLITLTPELLKQRAGLSD